The sequence ACAATAGTCATGCACGGCGAATCTCCAATCAAACGTCGCGTATCGCGCAAGATCTGGGTCGGCTCGGTTCCGGTGGGTGGCGACGCCCCCATCGCGGTACAGAGCATGACCAACAGCGACACCAACGATGTTGCGGCCACCGTCGCCCAGATTAACCGTCTGGAAGCTGCCGGCGTCGATATCGTCCGGATTTCCGTTCCGGACATGGATGCTGCCGAAGCCTTCGGCCGCATCAAGCAGTTGGTCAAAGTACCGCTGGTGGCCGACATTCATTTCGACTACAAGATCGCCCTGCGTGTGGCGGAGTTGGGTGTCGATTGCCTGCGGATCAATCCGGGCAACATCGGTCGCGAAGACCGGGTGCGCGCCGTGGTGGATGCCGCCCGTGATCGTGGGATCCCGATCCGCATCGGCGTCAACGCCGGTTCCCTGGAAAAAGATCTGCAAAAGAAATACGGCGAGCCGACTCCGGCGGCGCTGGTTGAATCCGCGCTGCGCCACGTTGAACACCTCGAACGCCTGAATTTCCAGGACTTCAAGGTCAGCGTAAAAGCTTCCGACGTGTTCATGGCAGTAGAAGCCTACCGTCTGTTGGCCAAGGAAATTGTCCAGCCGTTGCACTTGGGTATCACTGAAGCCGGTGGTTTGCGTTCAGGCACAGTGAAATCTGCGGTGGGTCTCGGTATGCTGCTGGCCGACGGGATTGGCGATACTATTCGCATCTCCCTGGCGGCAGACCCGGTAGAGGAAGTGAAAGTCGGCTACGACATTCTAAAATCCCTGCATTTGCGCTCCCGTGGCATCAACTTCATTGCCTGCCCGAGTTGTTCGCGGCAGAACTTCGACGTGGTGAAAACCATGAACGAACTGGAAGTGCGCCTGGAAGACCTGCTGGTGCCATTGGATGTTGCTGTAATCGGTTGCGTGGTCAACGGGCCGGGTGAGGCCAAAGAGGCTCATGTGGGCCTGACCGGTGGTACGCCTAACCTGATTTATATCGACGGCAAACCGTCGCAGAAATTGACGAATGACAATCTGGTGGATGAGCTGGAACGGCTGATCCGCCAGAAAGCGGCCGAAAAGGTCGAAGCTGACGCTGCGGTTATCGCGCGCGGCTGATCGAACGAATTTAAGGATTTGATGTGAGCAAGTCTCTGCAAGCCATTCGTGGCATGAACGACATCCTGCCTGAGCAGACGCCCCTGTGGCGTTACTTCGAGGCGACTGTCGCGCGCCTGCTGGATAACTACGGTTACAAGCAGATCCGCATGCCGATCGTCGAGTTCACCGAGTTGTTCAAGCGCTCTATCGGTGAAGTGACCGACATCGTCGAAAAAGAGATGTACACCTTCGAAGACCGCAACGGTGACTCCCTGACCTTGCGTCCGGAAGGCACTGCTGCGTGCGTACGCGCTGTTCTGGAGCACGGCATCACCGGTGGTGGCCAGACCCAGAAACTGTGGTACATCGGCCCGATGTTCCGTCACGAGCGTCCACAGAAAGGCCGTTATCGCCAGTTCCACCAGATCGGTTGTGAAGTGTTCAACCTGGACGGTCCGGACATCGATGCCGAGTTGATCGTGCTGACTTGGCGCCTGTGGGGCCAGTTGGGCATCCGCGACGCCGTCAAGCTTGAACTCAACAGCCTGGGCACCAGCGAATCTCGGGGCCGCTACCGCGAAGCCCTGGTGGAATTTCTGTCGGCCCACCTGGACAAGCTGGATGAAGACAGCCAGCGCCGCCTGAAAACCAACCCGTTGCGGGTCCTGGATACCAAGAACGCCGATACCCAGGCTGTGCTGGTAGATGCGCCAAAAATGGCCGACTACCTGGATGAGGAATCTCGCACGCACTTCGAGGGCCTCAAGGCTCGCCTGGATGCGGCCGGTATTCCCTACGTCATCAACCCGAAGCTGGTGCGCGGCCTGGATTACTACAGCAAGACCGTATTCGAGTGGGTCACCGACAAACTCGGCGCTCAGGGCACCGTGTGTGCCGGCGGTCGTTACGACGGCCTGGTCGAGCAGATGGGCGGCAAGCCAACCACTGGTGTCGGTTTCGCCATGGGTATCGAGCGACTGATCCTGCTGCTGGAAACCCTGGAGCAGATCCCCGAAGAGATTTCCCGTCAGGTGGATGTGTACCTGTGCGCCTTTGGTGAGGCCGCCGAACTGGCAGCCCTGGCCTTGAGCGAGAAGGTCCGTGACCAACTGCCTAACCTGCGCCTGCAGATCAATGCCGGCGCTGGCAGCTTCAAGAGCCAGTTCAAGAAAGCCGATAAGAGCGGCGCGTTGTATGCGCTGATCCTGGGCGATGACGAGTTGGCCCAGCAAGTGGTAGGTTTCAAACCCCTGCGTGGCCAGGGCGAACAACAAAGCATTGCCTTTGATGCGCTTGCTGCGCACTTGGCCACCTGCGTCGTGCAGGGTTGAAGCTGTCAAACAGCCGATTTAGCGATTAAGGAGTATTGGGGTGTCGAGTACTGATGATGACCAGCTGGCCGAGTTGAAAGACTGGTGGCAGCGCAACGGCAAGCCCCTGGTCACTGGCGGCTTGCTGGCTTTAGTGGTGGTGTTCGGCTGGCAAGCCTGGCACAAGTATCAGGGCAACCAGTCCCAGGGTGCCTCGATCCTCTATCAGCAACTGTTGGAAACCACGCTGACGCCAGATGGCAAGCCTGATCCTGCCCAAGTGGCGGACCTGGCTGGCAAGCTGAAAAGCGAATTTGGCGGTAGCGCCTACGCCCAGTACGGCAGCCTGTTCGTCGCAAAAGTTGCGGTCGATACCGGTAAGTTGGATGACGCAGCTTCCGAGCTGAAAGCTATTACCGACAAGCCGGTCAACCCGACCTTGGGTGAAATCGCACGCCAGCGCCTGGCGCAGGTACTGGCGGCACAGAACAAGCCTGATGATGCACTGAAACTGCTCG is a genomic window of Pseudomonas sp. ADAK18 containing:
- the ispG gene encoding flavodoxin-dependent (E)-4-hydroxy-3-methylbut-2-enyl-diphosphate synthase, which translates into the protein MHGESPIKRRVSRKIWVGSVPVGGDAPIAVQSMTNSDTNDVAATVAQINRLEAAGVDIVRISVPDMDAAEAFGRIKQLVKVPLVADIHFDYKIALRVAELGVDCLRINPGNIGREDRVRAVVDAARDRGIPIRIGVNAGSLEKDLQKKYGEPTPAALVESALRHVEHLERLNFQDFKVSVKASDVFMAVEAYRLLAKEIVQPLHLGITEAGGLRSGTVKSAVGLGMLLADGIGDTIRISLAADPVEEVKVGYDILKSLHLRSRGINFIACPSCSRQNFDVVKTMNELEVRLEDLLVPLDVAVIGCVVNGPGEAKEAHVGLTGGTPNLIYIDGKPSQKLTNDNLVDELERLIRQKAAEKVEADAAVIARG
- the hisS gene encoding histidine--tRNA ligase, producing the protein MSKSLQAIRGMNDILPEQTPLWRYFEATVARLLDNYGYKQIRMPIVEFTELFKRSIGEVTDIVEKEMYTFEDRNGDSLTLRPEGTAACVRAVLEHGITGGGQTQKLWYIGPMFRHERPQKGRYRQFHQIGCEVFNLDGPDIDAELIVLTWRLWGQLGIRDAVKLELNSLGTSESRGRYREALVEFLSAHLDKLDEDSQRRLKTNPLRVLDTKNADTQAVLVDAPKMADYLDEESRTHFEGLKARLDAAGIPYVINPKLVRGLDYYSKTVFEWVTDKLGAQGTVCAGGRYDGLVEQMGGKPTTGVGFAMGIERLILLLETLEQIPEEISRQVDVYLCAFGEAAELAALALSEKVRDQLPNLRLQINAGAGSFKSQFKKADKSGALYALILGDDELAQQVVGFKPLRGQGEQQSIAFDALAAHLATCVVQG
- a CDS encoding YfgM family protein; amino-acid sequence: MSSTDDDQLAELKDWWQRNGKPLVTGGLLALVVVFGWQAWHKYQGNQSQGASILYQQLLETTLTPDGKPDPAQVADLAGKLKSEFGGSAYAQYGSLFVAKVAVDTGKLDDAASELKAITDKPVNPTLGEIARQRLAQVLAAQNKPDDALKLLDGDADKAFLATREELKGDLLVQLGRTDEANAAYQKAKAALSDEAAVGGLQIKLDDLAKGDA